One Candidatus Hydrothermales bacterium genomic window, AATCCTAAAGTATCAATTTTCTTCGGAGGAGGTTTCAAAGTCAATATGCAAAGTTACAAATGGAGGATAGTGACAGAAGGTGGTGATGTAGTCGATACCGCGTCTAGGTCTGAAACAGATCCTGGTTTAATATTAGGTGGTGGCTTTATATTTAATAACGTAGTTGAATTCTCACTCTCCTTTAAACATATTTTTACGGAGGGAAATGGTGCTCAATATATAGGCTTTGGTCTTAAATATCACCTAAGTTTATAAACGTAGAAAATCCTGAATGGGGGAGGATTTATTGCCTCCCCCTACAAACTTATTAAGTATCTTTTTATAACATCTTTTGTTAAATAAACAGAAGCCCTCTCCGTGAAGAGAACAGGGTGAACAGAAAGTCTTATTGTATAAAACTCTTAATTCTTCTCCAAACGGTCTAAAACCATAGATCGGGGTAGTTGGTCCAAAAATTACTACGCCCTTTTTTTTGTATGCACTCGCAATATGCGAAACCATACTATCAACAGTTATTACATAATCCGAATTCTTCACAATATAAAAAAGCTCCCTCAAACTTGTCCTTCCCCTCAAATCAACTATATTTTCATTAACAAGGGGTAAACTTATACCTTTACTTTTTAAATCTCCCACCACTACACACATATTTTTTTTACTCTCACTCTCCAATATTTTTTTCAAAACATAATTAGAAAGATTCTTCTTTTCTTTTGAAGTAAAGGGAGCTATTAAAATATATTTCCCTGGCAAACCCTCAAATTTAACTTCACCTTTTAAAACCGGCCTTAAATAAAAATTCTCCCTAAAAACCTTTTCAAAAGGCTCTGCAAAAATTTTTATCATACTTTTTTCCTTAATCGGATACCTCAAATAAAGATAAATCCTCCTTAAAATACTTCTTTTGTTTATAGATAGCTTTTCTTTCGCCTTTATCCTTTTCATCAGAATAAAACTTTTTAAATTCTTTTGCAAATCAAAAGCATAATTAAACTCCTCCCTAAAAATTCCTTCATGATCTTCAAGCTCATAAATTTTTAAATTTTCAAAACCAGAAAATATATCTCTAAATTTTCTCTTTAAAAGTATTGAGACATCTACGCCACTCTCAAGTAGTTTATTTACTATACCTGTGAGTAAAATTAAATCTCCTCCAGAGGAAAATCTTAATATAATTACTTTCAAAGTAAACTAAACTCTTTTGGAGCTTCAAATCCAAATTTCTCATAAAATTCATAGGTTTCTCTTAAACCTTCCTCAAAACTCTTTAATTTTATCTCACCTACAATTTCCCTAAGCCTCGTATTATCACCCCTTAACTCCGTAATCTCACTTTTTACCGGCCTCTTTCTCTGTTCTTTTTCCTTAATTTTTTTAGTTTTCCCCGAAATTCTAAAAAGTATGTCTAAAATCTCTTTTATAGAATAGGACTCTCCCGAGCAGATGTTTATCTCCTCTCCGTTAAAATATCTCTTTTCAATAAAGATTTCAATTATTTTACAAAGATCTTTAACATAAATAAAGTCACGTTTTGTATACAGATTTCCTACCTCAACTTCCTCTGAGTTTAAAATTTCATAGATTAACCAAGGTATTATTGACCTTATAGACTGTCTTGGACCATAGGTGTTAAAGGGTCTTACGATCAAAAAAGGAATATCTTCATAAATACATACAGATCTTACAAGCTCATCAGAGGCTATCTTAGAAGCAGCATAGGGAGAAAGAGCCTTTTTACAATCTTTCTCCCTTATAGGTAAACTCTCAGGATTTCCATATACCTCTGAAGTAGAAAAATGTATTAAAGGAATTTTAGATTTTTTTAGGGCGTGTAGTATGTTAAAGGTAACTAATATGTTATTAAAAAAAACTTCCTCAATATTTTCAAAGGATCTATTTACAGATATAGAGGCGGCAAGATGAATTACTAAGTTTGAGTTTTTAAAAGCCTTTTCAATTTCCTCTCTTGCTCTCAAATCACCAAAAACTATTTCAACATTTTTTAAATTCTCTTTTTCAATATATTTTAAATTTCCAATGTTTCCCTGAGAATTATATCTCACAAAGGCTATAATTTTGAATTTTTTACTTAAATGTTCTACAAGATGACTTCCTATAAAACCTCCTGCCCCTGTTATCAATATCCTCATCTTCTTTTCTCTAACTTGTCTAATCTATCATGAATCCCTGCTATCGCCTCCCCAAGAAAGCCAACTAAGAAAAATAAAAGACTTAAAATAGAAAAAAGAGCTATTAAAAAAACAATTGAAATTAACCTTACTTTTTTGTGAATAAAAAACTTTATATAAAGCCCTATCAAACTGCCAATTAAGCCAATTAAAAATGAAATAATTGAGAGAGTCCCAAATAAAAGCATGGGTTTTCTCATAAAGGATATCTGTATCTTAACAGCGACAAGGTCTAGAAAACCAATAAGTACTCTCTTAAAACCTCTATACTTACTCACTCCAAACCTTCTTGGTCTTAATTCAACATTTATTTCTGTTACAGAAAATCCATACTCCCATCCCCAAACTACTATATACCTATGCCAATCTTTCCTTAACGGAACCTCTAAAAGAACTTCCTTTCTTATCGCTTTAATAGAATTCATATCAGAAGCAGGAACCTTAAAAAGAAGCCTTGTTAAAGTATTGTAAAAAAAAGAAACAACCCTTTTATTATACTTACCAGTCTTTTTACCACAAACTATATCAAAACCCTCCTCAATTTTTTCTACTAACCTCTTTGCATCATTTAAGGTAAATTGAAGATCAGCATCAAAAATAACAATTATATCACCTTCTGCTACTTTTAACCCCCTTTGTAGAGCATAAGTTTTTCCCATATTTCTTTTGTAGGAGACAAGTTTAAGATAATTCCTCTCCTTAAGATACTTATTAATTTCCTCTAAAGTAGAATCAGTAGAACCATCATCTATATATATAAACTCCCAGTCCTTTATATCAAACTTTTCTATAAACTCATCTATTTCTTTTACTAAATGCTCAATATTTTCTGCCTCGTTATATCCAGGTATTAATACACTTACCTTTTTTATGGGAAAATTCCTCTCCTTTCGATTGCATCGATTATTCTTGAAATACCTATGACAAGTGCCGCAGTTCTAAAATCAGTTTTTAATTCTTCTGCCTTATTTATTACATGATTCAATGCTGATCTTAAAATATCCTCTAACTTCTCAAATATTTCTTTCTCTTTCCAGAAGTAATACTGTAGATCCTGGACCCACTCAAAATATGAAACAATAACTCCTCCTGAGTTTGCTAAAATATCGGGAAGTATATAAACTCCCTTTTCAAGTAAGATGTTTTCAGCCTCTGGAGTTACAGGACCATTTGCTCCCTCCACTATTAAAAATGCCTTAATAGAAGGAGCATTCTCTTCAGTAATCTGCCTTTCTATAGCCGCCGGAATAAGTATATCAGCATCTAGCCCAAAAAGTTCCCTGTTTTCTATAAAATCACCTTCTCCCTTTATTTCCTTCAAGAACTTCTTTTCCTCTATTAACTTTAATATTCTTTTGATATCTAATCCCTTTTCATTATAGATGCCACCAGAGATATCTGTAACTGCACAGACTTTTGCTCCTGCTTCATAAAAAGATAGTGCCGCAATTGAACCCACATTTCCAAAGCCCTGAATTGCAATCCTCTGTTTTTCTAAATCTTTATTTTTTAATTTCAAAAACTCTTTCGTAACAAAGAATACTCCCTTGCCAGTTGCCTCTCTTCTTCCAACTGAGCCACCAAGAGAAACTGATTTCCCTGTTACTATACTTGGAGTTGTAAATCCTTGGAACATTGAATAAGTATCCATAATTACATCCATTATCATATCATTCGTATTTACATCAGGAGCAGGTACATCCTTATATGGACCTATTAGTGGCAATATACCAGATGTATATCTTCTTGTTAATCTTACAAGTTCTCCCTGGGAAAGCAAAGCGGGATCAACCTTTACTCCTCCCTTTCCGCCACCAAAGGGTAAATTCACTAGCGCATTTTTAAAACTCATCCAAGCTGCAAGTGCAGCAACCTCATCAAGGGTTACATCTGGATGGTATCTTATGCCTCCCTTTGCTGGGCCCCTTGCTGTTGAATGCTGTACCCTATATCCTGCAAAACATTTTATACTTTCATCATCCATTACAACAGGTATTGAAACCCTTAGAACTCTCTCAGGTTCAAGTACTGTTTCAAAATATTTCTCATTCAATTTGCCGACCTCAAAGGCTTTTTCAACCTGCTGGGCGACCATTTTAAAAACTGGTCCCCAGACCTCGTCCTTTGCAATTTCCTCTAATAAGCTTCTTTTGCTTGTTTTGGTATCCATTCTTTATAAAACTCCTCCAAATATTTTCTTTTTATTTTTGAAAGTTCAGTTTTCGGAAGCATACCCAGCAGATTCCATCCTATTTCTAGCGTTTCCTCTATTGTTCTCTCTTTGTCTTGCTGGTTCAACATAACTTTTTCAAACTCATCTGCAAATTTCAAATACTTTTTATCAAGTTCACTTAACGCGTCTTCCCCTACTATGGCTACTAATTTTCTTAAATCTTTTCCTCTTGCATAACACGCATAAAGCTGATCTTTCCACTCCCTATGATATGCCGCAGTTTTTCCCTCTCCAATCCCTAAATTCATTAACCTCGATAAACTCATTAAAATATCAATAGGTGGGAAGACCCCTTTTCTATGAAGCTCTCTTGAAAGCACTATCTGCCCCTCAGTTATATAACCCGTCAAATCCGGAATAGGGTGAGTAATATCATCATCTGGCATCGTTAAAATTGGAATCTGAGTTATTGATCCCTTTTTACCTCTGATTCTACCGGTCCTTTCATACATTGTAGCTAAGTCTGTATACATATAACCGGGATAACCCCTCCTCCCTGGAACTTCTTCTCTTGCTGCTCCTATCTCTCTTAGGGCTTCGCAATAATTCGTCATATCCGAAAGTATCACAAGGACATGAAAGTCAAGTTCAAAAGCAAAATATTCTGCTACAGTAAGAGCAAATCTAGGAGTTAAGAGTCTCTCTACTGCAGGATCATCAGCCAAATTTACAAAAGCCACTATTCTTCCAAGCGCTCCACTTTCTTTAAATTCCTTCATAAAATAGGAATACTCCCTTGAAGTTAAACCCATTGCTGCAAAAACAATTAAAAACTCTTCTCCCTCACCTCTTACCTTTGCATATTTCATTATCATTGCTGCAATTTCGTTTGCTGGAAGTCCAGCTCCAGAAAAGATCGGCAATTTTTGCCCTCTAACAAGTGTATTAAAGCCATCAATTGCTGAAACGCCTGTTTGAATAAAATCGGAGGGCTTATCTCTTGCTATCGGATTTATTGCTGCTCCAATTATTGGTAGCCTCTTCTCAGGAGTAGGAAAAGGAAGACCATCGATTGGTTCTCCTCTTCCATTAAATATTCTCCCAATTAGTTCCCTTGAAACCCCTATATGAACCTGATCCTCTAAAAACCTGACCCTAGTTGTGGCTACATCAAGACCTATTGTTCCCTCGAGAACTTGAATCACTGCATATTTATCAGAAACTTCAAGTACTTGTCCTTTTCTCTTTGTACCATCAGGCATCAAAATTTCAACAAGAGCTGCATAAGAAAAATCTCTTGCACCTTCTACAAACAAAAGTGGACCAGATATATAACTAACAGTTTGATACTCCTTTGTAGATAATGTGCTCATTTCAATTTTCCTCCTAGTTTTATCAAACTTAACTCTTTTAATTATAATAAAAAGTATAATTCAAATGAAAATAAAAACTGCATTTGTAACAGGCTCAAGAGCTGAATACGGACTTTTGTATCCTGTTTTAAAAACATTTAGTAAATCAGAGGAATTTGAACTTTACCTTATAGTAACAGGACTACATCTTTCTCCTTTTTTTGGTCTTACAAAGAAAAACATAACTAGCGATGGATTTAAAATAGATTTTGAAATCCCCTTTCAGCTTGACTCGGATTTACAGGAGTCTCTTCCTATTTCCTTAGGTCATGGGATAATTCAGTTTGTAAATGTTTTTAAAACTATAAAACCTCATATTGTTTTTGTTCTTGGAGATCGTATAGAAATACTCGCTGCATCTTTATCAGCTACTTTTCTTAAGATTCCTGTTGCTCATATTCATGGAGGAGATAATACAAGCTTTAAAATTCCTGATACCTATGTAAGACATGTTGTTTCAAAACTCTCTCATATACATTTCCCTGCTACATCTAAAAGTAAAAAAAATTTAA contains:
- a CDS encoding V-type ATP synthase subunit B — its product is MSTLSTKEYQTVSYISGPLLFVEGARDFSYAALVEILMPDGTKRKGQVLEVSDKYAVIQVLEGTIGLDVATTRVRFLEDQVHIGVSRELIGRIFNGRGEPIDGLPFPTPEKRLPIIGAAINPIARDKPSDFIQTGVSAIDGFNTLVRGQKLPIFSGAGLPANEIAAMIMKYAKVRGEGEEFLIVFAAMGLTSREYSYFMKEFKESGALGRIVAFVNLADDPAVERLLTPRFALTVAEYFAFELDFHVLVILSDMTNYCEALREIGAAREEVPGRRGYPGYMYTDLATMYERTGRIRGKKGSITQIPILTMPDDDITHPIPDLTGYITEGQIVLSRELHRKGVFPPIDILMSLSRLMNLGIGEGKTAAYHREWKDQLYACYARGKDLRKLVAIVGEDALSELDKKYLKFADEFEKVMLNQQDKERTIEETLEIGWNLLGMLPKTELSKIKRKYLEEFYKEWIPKQAKEAY
- a CDS encoding GDP-mannose 4,6-dehydratase, which produces MRILITGAGGFIGSHLVEHLSKKFKIIAFVRYNSQGNIGNLKYIEKENLKNVEIVFGDLRAREEIEKAFKNSNLVIHLAASISVNRSFENIEEVFFNNILVTFNILHALKKSKIPLIHFSTSEVYGNPESLPIREKDCKKALSPYAASKIASDELVRSVCIYEDIPFLIVRPFNTYGPRQSIRSIIPWLIYEILNSEEVEVGNLYTKRDFIYVKDLCKIIEIFIEKRYFNGEEINICSGESYSIKEILDILFRISGKTKKIKEKEQRKRPVKSEITELRGDNTRLREIVGEIKLKSFEEGLRETYEFYEKFGFEAPKEFSLL
- a CDS encoding Glu/Leu/Phe/Val dehydrogenase; this translates as MDTKTSKRSLLEEIAKDEVWGPVFKMVAQQVEKAFEVGKLNEKYFETVLEPERVLRVSIPVVMDDESIKCFAGYRVQHSTARGPAKGGIRYHPDVTLDEVAALAAWMSFKNALVNLPFGGGKGGVKVDPALLSQGELVRLTRRYTSGILPLIGPYKDVPAPDVNTNDMIMDVIMDTYSMFQGFTTPSIVTGKSVSLGGSVGRREATGKGVFFVTKEFLKLKNKDLEKQRIAIQGFGNVGSIAALSFYEAGAKVCAVTDISGGIYNEKGLDIKRILKLIEEKKFLKEIKGEGDFIENRELFGLDADILIPAAIERQITEENAPSIKAFLIVEGANGPVTPEAENILLEKGVYILPDILANSGGVIVSYFEWVQDLQYYFWKEKEIFEKLEDILRSALNHVINKAEELKTDFRTAALVIGISRIIDAIERRGIFP
- a CDS encoding glycosyltransferase family 2 protein, which translates into the protein MKKVSVLIPGYNEAENIEHLVKEIDEFIEKFDIKDWEFIYIDDGSTDSTLEEINKYLKERNYLKLVSYKRNMGKTYALQRGLKVAEGDIIVIFDADLQFTLNDAKRLVEKIEEGFDIVCGKKTGKYNKRVVSFFYNTLTRLLFKVPASDMNSIKAIRKEVLLEVPLRKDWHRYIVVWGWEYGFSVTEINVELRPRRFGVSKYRGFKRVLIGFLDLVAVKIQISFMRKPMLLFGTLSIISFLIGLIGSLIGLYIKFFIHKKVRLISIVFLIALFSILSLLFFLVGFLGEAIAGIHDRLDKLEKRR
- a CDS encoding glycosyltransferase family 9 protein, which produces MKVIILRFSSGGDLILLTGIVNKLLESGVDVSILLKRKFRDIFSGFENLKIYELEDHEGIFREEFNYAFDLQKNLKSFILMKRIKAKEKLSINKRSILRRIYLYLRYPIKEKSMIKIFAEPFEKVFRENFYLRPVLKGEVKFEGLPGKYILIAPFTSKEKKNLSNYVLKKILESESKKNMCVVVGDLKSKGISLPLVNENIVDLRGRTSLRELFYIVKNSDYVITVDSMVSHIASAYKKKGVVIFGPTTPIYGFRPFGEELRVLYNKTFCSPCSLHGEGFCLFNKRCYKKILNKFVGGGNKSSPIQDFLRL